A region of Takifugu flavidus isolate HTHZ2018 chromosome 2, ASM371156v2, whole genome shotgun sequence DNA encodes the following proteins:
- the LOC130521865 gene encoding carbohydrate sulfotransferase 8-like isoform X4, with the protein MQETNGLSQGLDFHCLPPGPLYPPSLRIKLGSTPRQSRETLSMLGKERGKSQKHHQKQEEALNILSSQIPPMQFPHFERKRQTATSVSREQGMDSIHVSKRQRKLLKTSPPINHTNINFSLSSSSPASSSSYSSSSSASSTSSNLASDYFSPDIMYARRKLVKEICAKYKSNISKTITPHHVKHLYVEDKYMLLYCQVPKAGCSNWKRTLMVLAGQAPNAHSIKHDTVHYGHHLKTLDSFNHQEIMHRLETYTKIMFVREPLERMVSAYRDKFENPNNYYHSLFGKPIISKYRANPSSEALKTGSGVIFKEFVQYLLDVHRPVGMDIHWEQMNQLCNPCLIDYDFIGKFENMNEESDFVLRLTGAPPNVTLPSFKDRNPTDTRTSMQLTQKYFSQVGMLEKQRVYDFYYMDYLMFNYSKPFKDLY; encoded by the exons GAATAAAGCTTGGAAGCACACCACGGCAGTCCAGAGAG ACTCTTTCTATGCTGGGCAAAGAGAGGGGCAAATCTCAGAAGCATCATCAGAAGCAGGAAGAAGCACTGAACATCCTGTCCAGCCAGATCCCTCCAATGCAGTTTCCACACtttgagagaaagagacagacagccACCTCGGTGTCCCGGGAGCAGGGCATGGACTCCATTCATGTGTCTAAAAGGCAGCGCAAACTGCTAAAAACAAGTCCACCAATCAATCACACCAACATTAATTTttctttgtcctcttcctctcctgcatcctcctcctcctactcctcctcctcctcagcttcttcCACCTCTTCCAATTTGGCTTCAGATTATTTTTCCCCTGATATCATGTATGCACGCCGTAAACTGGTAAAGGAGATCTGTGCTAAATACAAAAGCAACATTTCCAAGACCATCACTCCTCATCATGTGAAGCACCTTTATGTGGAGGACAAGTACATGTTGTTGTACTGCCAGGTGCCCAAGGCAGGCTGTTCCAACTGGAAGAGGACCCTGATGGTGTTGGCAGGCCAGGCCCCCAATGCTCATAGTATTAAACATGACACAGTCCACTACGGCCACCACCTCAAGACACTTGACAGCTTCAACCATCAGGAAATCATGCACCGCCTGGAGACCTACACTAAAATTATGTTTGTCCGAGAGCCCCTGGAAAGAATGGTGTCGGCATACAGGGACAAATTTGAAAATCCCAATAACTACTACCATTCTCTATTTGGGAAGCCGATCATTTCCAAGTACAGAGCCAATCCCTCCTCGGAAGCTTTGAAGACAGGCAGTGGGGTCATATTCAAGGAGTTTGTCCAGTACCTACTGGATGTTCACCGTCCCGTAGGTATGGACATTCACTGGGAACAGATGAATCAGCTGTGCAATCCTTGTCTCATTGACTATGACTTCATTGGCAAATTTGAGAACATGAACGAAGAGTCAGACTTTGTCTTGCGACTGACCGGGGCGCCCCCCAATGTTACCCTCCCCAGTTTCAAAGATCGGAACCCGACTGACACGCGGACCTCTATGCAGCTCACACAAAAATACTTTTCACAGGTCGGCATGCTGGAGAAGCAACGAGTTTATGATTTTTACTACATGGACTATTTGATGTTTAACTATTCTAAACCTTTCAAAGATTTATATTGA